The genomic segment ATGCAAGAAGGACAAGGGTCTAGGTTGTATGTGAAGCGGACGCAACGGGATTACAGTTTAGGGACGCAACGGGATTACAGTTTAGCGTTCAAATTACAGGTTGTTGATGCCATAGAAAAAGGCGATCTTACACGAAAGGAGGCTTTGGCGAGGTACGGAATTCAAGCCAAATCAACACTGTATGTATGGCTTTGTAAACACGGACGATTAGATTGGAGTTCAACTATGCAGAAGAAAGCACCCCCCGGTAAACGGATT from the bacterium genome contains:
- a CDS encoding transposase — translated: MQEGQGSRLYVKRTQRDYSLGTQRDYSLAFKLQVVDAIEKGDLTRKEALARYGIQAKSTLYVWLCKHGRLDWSSTMQKKAPPGKRIRELEKALERAREDKEILQRAIDIAEAQLGIDIRKKYLAQLSEAIASKRAGDTALGE